A single genomic interval of Variovorax sp. PMC12 harbors:
- a CDS encoding ABC transporter substrate-binding protein, with amino-acid sequence MKPDLSLERRRLLQAAAAWGAAASAGWARAAAPSADLSGVTLRVGTYKGLWRPLLAASGQANTPYRIDWRELNNGVLHIEAINGDALDLGSGSEIPPVFAARQKSSVRLVAVTHEDLNNQATLARKDAPIRTIADFKGKRVGYVRATTSHYYLAKQLAEAGLSFSDIQAVSLTPSDGLSAFARGDLDAWAIYGYNGQLARTQYGARTIKTGVGYLSGNFPIYANPRALDDAPRRAALADLLQRLQRAFAWSNGNFLAYARAQSAETRVPVGDIVELFNGRSGDYSLGPVSDAVVRSHQDVADTFLKIGVLDGPADVKPLWDRSFENLLRLPAA; translated from the coding sequence ATGAAACCAGATCTCTCGTTGGAACGGCGCCGCCTGCTGCAGGCAGCCGCCGCATGGGGCGCGGCGGCTTCGGCCGGCTGGGCCCGGGCCGCCGCGCCGTCGGCCGACCTGTCGGGCGTCACGCTGCGCGTGGGCACGTACAAGGGGCTCTGGCGGCCGCTGCTGGCGGCATCCGGCCAGGCCAACACGCCCTACAGGATCGACTGGCGCGAGCTCAACAACGGCGTGCTGCACATCGAGGCCATCAACGGCGACGCGCTCGACCTGGGCTCGGGCAGCGAGATCCCGCCGGTGTTCGCGGCGCGGCAGAAGTCCAGCGTGCGGCTGGTGGCCGTGACGCACGAAGACCTGAACAACCAGGCCACGCTGGCGCGCAAGGACGCGCCGATCCGCACCATCGCAGATTTCAAGGGCAAGCGCGTGGGCTATGTGCGCGCCACCACCTCGCACTACTACCTGGCCAAGCAGTTGGCCGAGGCGGGCCTGTCGTTCAGCGACATCCAGGCCGTGAGCCTCACGCCGTCGGACGGCCTCTCGGCCTTCGCGCGGGGCGATCTGGATGCCTGGGCCATCTACGGCTACAACGGCCAGCTTGCGCGCACGCAGTACGGCGCGCGCACCATCAAGACCGGCGTGGGATACCTGTCGGGCAACTTTCCCATCTACGCCAACCCGCGCGCGCTGGACGACGCACCGCGCCGTGCCGCGCTGGCCGACCTGCTGCAGCGCCTGCAGCGCGCCTTCGCGTGGAGCAACGGCAACTTCCTGGCGTACGCCCGCGCGCAGTCGGCCGAGACGCGCGTGCCGGTGGGCGACATCGTCGAGCTCTTCAACGGCCGCAGCGGCGACTACAGCCTGGGCCCCGTCAGCGACGCCGTGGTGCGCAGCCACCAGGACGTGGCCGACACCTTCCTGAAGATCGGCGTGCTCGACGGCCCGGCCGACGTGAAGCCCTTGTGGGACCGCAGCTTCGAGAACCTGCTGCGCCTGCCCGCCGCCTGA
- a CDS encoding ABC transporter substrate-binding protein: MTSLLFSSASRRGWLKQGAALSLAATGSLRAFAQTPPQATLVLGDQAGGLRSLFEASRALEGAPFAYRWANFQGAAPLFEAQRGAAVDTAMAGDLPVLAAAVGKTPLKIVATRVGKADSLGIVVQHDSPLRSVADLRGKTVIVSSARGSISQYQLYGALEEAGVKRDEVTVKFVLPTDAAAAFASRQIDAWAIFDPYYTIAVQQGGRILRDGRGINTALGFITASEHSLADPARRAAIVQFLDRLGRAGDWALANPEAYAQAYSQLTRLPIEASRIITARASVAGRPVSEADIAALQVVADRSARDGILPVRVDVRAITDTQLWKRAA, encoded by the coding sequence ATGACGTCCCTGCTCTTCTCCAGCGCCTCGCGCCGCGGCTGGCTCAAGCAAGGCGCCGCGCTGTCGCTGGCCGCCACCGGTTCGCTGCGTGCATTTGCGCAAACGCCGCCGCAGGCCACGCTGGTGCTGGGCGACCAGGCCGGCGGCCTGCGCTCGCTGTTCGAGGCCTCGCGCGCGCTCGAAGGCGCGCCGTTCGCCTATCGCTGGGCCAACTTCCAGGGCGCCGCGCCGCTGTTCGAGGCGCAGCGCGGCGCGGCGGTCGACACGGCCATGGCCGGCGACCTGCCGGTGCTGGCCGCCGCCGTCGGCAAGACGCCGCTGAAGATCGTCGCCACCCGCGTCGGCAAGGCCGATTCGCTGGGCATCGTGGTGCAGCACGATTCGCCGCTGCGCAGCGTGGCAGACCTGCGCGGCAAGACGGTGATCGTGTCGTCGGCGCGCGGCAGCATCTCGCAGTACCAGTTGTACGGCGCGCTCGAGGAGGCCGGCGTGAAGCGCGACGAGGTGACGGTGAAGTTCGTGCTGCCGACCGATGCCGCCGCCGCCTTCGCATCGAGGCAGATCGACGCCTGGGCCATCTTCGATCCGTACTACACCATCGCGGTGCAGCAGGGCGGGCGCATCCTGCGCGACGGGCGCGGCATCAACACCGCGCTGGGCTTCATCACCGCGAGCGAACATTCGCTGGCCGACCCGGCCCGGCGCGCGGCCATCGTGCAGTTCCTCGACCGGCTCGGCCGCGCGGGCGACTGGGCGCTGGCCAACCCCGAGGCCTATGCACAGGCATACAGCCAGCTCACGCGGCTGCCGATCGAGGCTTCCCGCATCATCACCGCGCGGGCGTCGGTGGCGGGGCGGCCGGTGAGCGAGGCGGACATCGCCGCGCTGCAGGTCGTGGCCGACCGCTCGGCGCGCGACGGCATCCTGCCGGTGCGGGTGGACGTGCGCGCGATCACCGACACGCAGCTCTGGAAGCGCGCCGCATGA
- a CDS encoding cysteine dioxygenase, translating into MIAPLREFVGAFGRLLDGAPDEPRILSEGGALLRTLVARDDWLPEAFAQPDPTRYQQFLLHADSTERFSVVSFVWGPGQATPVHDHTVWGLIGMLRGAEYSQGHALDAQGRAQPKGEAVRLDAGDVEAVSPTVGDLHRVHNAHADRVSISIHVYGANIGAVRRHTYPPEGGRKPFVSGYSNTLLPNLWDRSAELRSSPTAA; encoded by the coding sequence ATGATCGCGCCGCTTCGCGAATTTGTCGGCGCCTTCGGCCGGCTGCTCGACGGCGCACCCGACGAGCCCCGCATTCTTTCGGAGGGCGGCGCGCTGCTGCGCACGCTGGTGGCGCGCGACGACTGGCTGCCCGAGGCCTTCGCGCAACCCGACCCGACGCGCTACCAGCAGTTCCTGCTGCATGCGGACAGCACCGAGCGCTTCTCGGTCGTGAGCTTCGTGTGGGGGCCGGGGCAGGCCACGCCCGTGCACGATCACACGGTGTGGGGACTGATCGGCATGCTGCGCGGTGCCGAGTACAGCCAGGGCCATGCGCTCGATGCGCAAGGCCGTGCACAGCCGAAGGGCGAGGCGGTGCGGCTCGATGCCGGCGACGTGGAAGCGGTGTCGCCCACCGTCGGCGACCTGCACCGCGTGCACAACGCGCATGCGGACCGGGTGTCGATCAGCATCCACGTCTACGGCGCGAACATCGGCGCCGTGCGGCGTCATACTTACCCGCCGGAGGGCGGACGCAAGCCCTTCGTCTCCGGATACTCCAACACGCTGCTGCCCAACCTGTGGGACCGCAGCGCCGAACTCAGATCTTCGCCGACCGCCGCATGA
- a CDS encoding class II aldolase/adducin family protein, which yields MSAVLSIDRNAPQPLKLNPNPQQKYWFDPVPPRPTVQAERRHRQERLAGAFRLFARFGFAQGLAGHITARDPELTDHFWVNPLGIHFSRIRVSDLLLVNSKGETVIGDRPLNKAAFAIHAAIHEHNPKIIAAAHTHSTYGKAWSTLGRKLDTLTQDSCVFHDDVALFDDFTGMVVDTSEGERIAHALGDRKGAILKNHGILTAGPTVEAAAWWYIALDNACHTQLLAEAAGKPQPIDEATARHTHSQIGGPEGAIHSFDSLYEGLVEAEPELLL from the coding sequence ATGAGCGCCGTTCTTTCCATCGACCGCAATGCCCCCCAGCCGCTGAAGCTCAACCCGAACCCGCAGCAGAAGTACTGGTTCGACCCCGTGCCCCCGCGTCCCACCGTGCAGGCCGAGCGCCGCCATCGGCAGGAGCGCCTGGCCGGTGCCTTCCGCCTGTTCGCGCGCTTCGGCTTCGCGCAGGGGCTGGCCGGCCACATCACCGCGCGCGACCCCGAGTTGACCGACCACTTCTGGGTCAACCCGCTGGGCATCCATTTCTCGCGCATCCGGGTGTCCGACCTGCTGCTCGTCAATTCGAAGGGCGAGACCGTCATCGGCGATCGCCCGCTCAACAAGGCTGCCTTCGCCATCCATGCGGCCATTCACGAGCACAACCCGAAGATCATCGCCGCGGCCCACACCCACTCGACCTACGGCAAGGCCTGGTCCACGCTGGGCCGCAAGCTCGACACCCTCACGCAGGACAGCTGCGTGTTCCACGACGACGTGGCGCTGTTCGACGACTTCACCGGCATGGTGGTCGACACCAGCGAGGGCGAGCGCATCGCGCATGCGCTGGGCGACCGGAAGGGCGCGATCCTCAAGAACCACGGCATCCTGACGGCCGGCCCCACGGTGGAGGCCGCCGCGTGGTGGTACATCGCGCTGGACAACGCCTGCCACACGCAACTGCTGGCCGAGGCCGCCGGCAAGCCGCAGCCCATCGACGAGGCGACCGCGCGCCACACGCACAGCCAGATCGGCGGCCCCGAAGGCGCGATCCACTCCTTCGACAGCCTCTACGAAGGCCTGGTCGAGGCCGAGCCGGAGCTGCTGCTGTGA
- a CDS encoding ABC transporter substrate-binding protein — MTLHSSRRRFLVQGASVAAAVAAVPALVHAQGQPVLKAGDQKGGLRALLEAAGGLEGLGYDIQWSEFPAAAPLAEALNAAAVDSGPIGDAPLIFALAAGTRVKAIGANRSDSYGTAVLVRPDSPLKTAADLKSRSVATNRGSIGHYVTLKAITSAGLKPEDVNIRFLAPADAKLALTQGSVDAWATWEPYTALAEVSNHARVLVSGRGLLPGLSYLAATDGAIAAKRPVLQDFLQRVVKAQLWSYRNVDAYSAALARIIGIPPEAAKLQFERRQQKWVAIDAQVIADQQGTADFYRRVGLIKQPLDVKGTFDTGFGVAG, encoded by the coding sequence ATGACTCTCCATAGTTCACGCCGCCGGTTTCTCGTCCAGGGCGCATCGGTGGCCGCCGCCGTCGCCGCTGTGCCCGCCCTGGTTCACGCACAGGGCCAGCCGGTGCTCAAGGCCGGCGACCAGAAGGGCGGCCTGCGCGCGTTGCTCGAAGCGGCGGGCGGGCTGGAAGGGCTGGGCTACGACATCCAGTGGTCGGAGTTCCCGGCGGCCGCGCCGCTGGCCGAGGCGCTCAATGCGGCCGCGGTCGATTCGGGCCCCATCGGCGACGCACCGCTGATCTTCGCGCTGGCAGCCGGCACGCGCGTGAAGGCCATCGGTGCGAACCGCTCCGACTCCTACGGCACGGCGGTGCTGGTGCGCCCCGATTCGCCGCTGAAGACCGCCGCCGACCTCAAGAGCAGGAGCGTCGCGACCAACCGCGGCTCCATCGGCCACTACGTCACGCTCAAGGCCATCACTTCGGCCGGGCTGAAGCCCGAGGACGTGAACATCCGTTTCCTCGCGCCCGCCGACGCGAAGCTTGCGCTGACGCAGGGCTCGGTCGATGCCTGGGCCACCTGGGAGCCGTACACGGCGCTGGCCGAGGTCAGCAACCATGCGCGGGTGCTCGTCAGCGGGCGCGGGCTGCTGCCGGGCCTGAGCTATCTCGCAGCCACCGACGGCGCCATCGCCGCCAAGCGCCCGGTGCTGCAGGACTTCCTGCAGCGCGTGGTGAAGGCACAGCTCTGGTCGTACCGCAACGTCGACGCCTACTCGGCCGCGCTGGCGCGGATCATCGGCATTCCGCCCGAGGCGGCGAAGCTGCAGTTCGAACGCCGCCAGCAGAAGTGGGTGGCCATCGACGCGCAGGTCATTGCGGACCAGCAGGGGACGGCGGACTTCTACCGGCGGGTCGGCCTCATCAAGCAGCCGCTTGATGTGAAGGGGACGTTCGATACAGGCTTCGGGGTGGCTGGCTAG
- a CDS encoding glycine-rich domain-containing protein: MPHSTQARTLAQTIAAIEALDLTLIKFKACRKEDGYGWPAAYADRMEVAYKRYLMLHARHPELTLAPEQDVDRFWHMHILDTRKYAADCEATFGYFLHHFPYLGLRGEEDAKALQAAYQEMQRLCVEEFGEPAATNAAAWCSLEAGKPAAAWCSLEADKTGPAWCSLDAGQQASQPPRSLYRTSPSHQAAA; this comes from the coding sequence ATGCCTCATTCCACCCAAGCCAGGACCCTGGCGCAGACGATCGCCGCGATTGAGGCGCTCGACCTCACGCTGATCAAGTTCAAGGCCTGCCGCAAGGAAGACGGCTACGGCTGGCCGGCGGCTTACGCGGACCGGATGGAGGTGGCCTATAAGCGCTACCTGATGCTGCACGCCAGGCACCCCGAACTGACGCTCGCGCCGGAGCAGGACGTGGACCGGTTCTGGCACATGCACATTCTCGACACGAGAAAGTACGCGGCCGACTGCGAGGCCACCTTCGGCTACTTCCTGCACCACTTCCCGTACCTTGGCCTGCGCGGAGAGGAAGACGCCAAGGCCCTGCAGGCGGCCTACCAGGAGATGCAGCGCCTGTGCGTCGAGGAATTCGGCGAGCCGGCGGCCACGAACGCGGCCGCGTGGTGCTCCCTGGAGGCGGGCAAGCCCGCGGCGGCGTGGTGTTCGCTCGAAGCGGACAAGACGGGGCCCGCTTGGTGCTCGCTCGACGCGGGGCAGCAAGCTAGCCAGCCACCCCGAAGCCTGTATCGAACGTCCCCTTCACATCAAGCGGCTGCTTGA
- a CDS encoding ABC transporter substrate-binding protein yields MLRAGGAAAVVASGGLIASQAFSQSSRKLTFAWNAAAFCLSPVVVAQERGYFERNGLQVELINYTGSTDQLLESLATAKADAAVGMIHRWLKPLEAGFDVKIVGSSHGGCVRLVGAKSAGVTNLASLKGKVIGVSDIASPGKNFFSILLTKNGIDADKDVTWRQYPADLLDVAVKKGEIQAIADGDPNIYLIEKRNQGAYVEVASNLSGEYKDKVCCIVGARGELVRKDKATVASLVRAIAQASDYVAENPNESARLFAKYSPNVAVEDLRALLGTLTHQHHPLGRKLRDEVEFYARDFRGVGVLKKSTDPVRFADHVSFDPLA; encoded by the coding sequence ATGCTGCGCGCCGGCGGTGCGGCCGCGGTGGTCGCATCGGGCGGCCTGATCGCCTCGCAGGCCTTCTCGCAGTCGTCGCGCAAGCTGACCTTCGCATGGAACGCTGCCGCTTTCTGCCTGTCGCCCGTGGTCGTGGCGCAGGAGCGCGGCTACTTCGAGCGCAACGGCCTGCAGGTCGAGCTCATCAACTACACGGGCTCCACCGACCAGTTGCTGGAGTCGCTGGCCACCGCCAAGGCCGACGCGGCCGTGGGCATGATCCACCGCTGGCTCAAGCCGCTCGAGGCGGGCTTCGACGTGAAGATCGTCGGCAGCTCCCACGGCGGCTGCGTGCGGCTGGTGGGCGCGAAGAGCGCGGGCGTCACCAACCTTGCGAGCCTCAAGGGCAAGGTCATCGGCGTGTCCGACATCGCGAGCCCGGGCAAGAACTTCTTCTCGATCCTGCTCACCAAGAACGGCATCGATGCCGACAAGGACGTCACCTGGCGCCAGTACCCGGCCGACCTGCTCGATGTGGCGGTGAAGAAGGGCGAGATCCAGGCCATTGCCGACGGCGACCCCAACATCTACCTGATCGAGAAGCGCAACCAGGGCGCCTACGTCGAGGTGGCGAGCAATCTTTCGGGCGAGTACAAGGACAAGGTGTGCTGCATCGTCGGCGCGCGCGGCGAGCTCGTGCGCAAGGACAAGGCGACCGTCGCCTCGCTGGTGCGCGCCATCGCCCAGGCTTCCGACTACGTGGCCGAGAACCCGAACGAGTCGGCCAGGCTCTTCGCCAAGTACTCGCCCAACGTGGCGGTGGAAGACCTGCGTGCGCTGCTGGGCACGCTCACGCACCAGCACCATCCGCTGGGCCGCAAGCTGCGCGACGAGGTCGAGTTCTACGCGCGCGATTTCCGCGGCGTGGGTGTGCTCAAGAAGAGCACGGACCCGGTGCGCTTTGCCGACCATGTTTCCTTCGATCCGCTCGCATGA
- a CDS encoding acyl-CoA dehydrogenase family protein → MSALPLRRPSATAGEHPSTPPGGLAAPALLAQLSARFAATAADHDHSGAFPRENFDALQAHGLIGLVAPAAYGGGGATLATARRVIAAVSRGEPATALILTMTYLQHHALTRGDSRWPPHLRERVARDAVEHGALINALRVEPALGSPARGGLPATVARRDADGWKIDGHKLYTTGIEGLSWLAVWARTDEPAPRTGVFLVPRQAPGVRVIASWDHLGLRASGSHEVVFENVAVGADHAVDLRAPSDWAPDAGSQTDIDAHATQQAWMTVLLGTLYDGVATAARDWLVGFLNERAPGSLGAPLASLPRVQEHVGEIEALLRTNRVLLDDATAAVDDGQAQPAADSGLLKYTVTGNAVRAVELALQLSGNHGLTRHNPLERHYRDVLCSRIHTPQNDAILIAAGKRALLPSGDAA, encoded by the coding sequence ATGAGTGCACTCCCTTTGCGACGCCCCTCGGCCACGGCCGGGGAACATCCATCCACGCCCCCGGGCGGCCTGGCCGCGCCCGCGCTGCTGGCGCAGCTGTCGGCCCGATTCGCCGCCACCGCGGCCGATCACGACCACAGCGGCGCTTTCCCGCGCGAGAACTTCGACGCGCTGCAGGCGCACGGCCTGATCGGCCTGGTGGCGCCCGCCGCCTACGGTGGCGGCGGCGCCACGCTGGCCACGGCCCGGCGCGTGATCGCGGCCGTGTCGCGCGGCGAGCCGGCCACCGCGCTGATCCTCACCATGACCTATCTGCAGCACCACGCGCTGACGCGCGGCGACAGCCGCTGGCCGCCGCACCTGCGCGAACGCGTGGCGCGCGACGCGGTGGAGCACGGCGCGCTGATCAACGCGCTGCGCGTGGAGCCCGCGCTGGGCTCCCCCGCGCGTGGCGGCCTGCCGGCCACTGTGGCGCGGCGCGATGCCGACGGCTGGAAGATCGACGGCCACAAGCTCTACACCACCGGCATCGAGGGCCTCTCGTGGCTCGCGGTGTGGGCCCGCACCGACGAGCCCGCCCCGCGCACCGGCGTGTTCCTGGTGCCGCGCCAGGCCCCCGGCGTGCGCGTGATCGCCAGCTGGGACCACCTGGGCCTGCGGGCCTCGGGCAGCCACGAGGTGGTGTTCGAGAACGTCGCCGTCGGCGCGGACCACGCGGTCGACCTGCGCGCGCCGTCCGACTGGGCGCCCGATGCCGGCAGCCAGACCGACATCGACGCCCACGCCACGCAGCAGGCCTGGATGACCGTGCTGCTCGGCACCCTCTACGACGGCGTGGCCACGGCCGCGCGCGACTGGCTGGTCGGCTTCCTGAACGAGCGCGCGCCCGGCAGTCTCGGCGCGCCGCTGGCGAGCCTGCCGCGCGTGCAGGAGCACGTGGGCGAGATCGAAGCGCTGCTGCGAACCAACCGCGTGCTGCTCGACGACGCCACCGCCGCCGTCGACGACGGCCAGGCGCAACCCGCGGCCGACAGCGGCCTGCTGAAATACACGGTGACGGGCAATGCGGTGCGTGCGGTCGAACTCGCGCTGCAGCTCAGCGGCAACCACGGCCTGACAAGGCACAACCCGCTGGAGCGGCACTACCGCGACGTGCTGTGCAGCCGCATCCATACGCCGCAGAACGACGCGATCCTGATTGCAGCGGGCAAGCGCGCACTGCTGCCTTCGGGAGACGCCGCATGA
- a CDS encoding LLM class flavin-dependent oxidoreductase, producing MSQPQQDGAVEFIGMIQGQKVSEIHAAKGPALDRDYVRAFAQAHETAGFDRVLVPHHSTSPDATLTVAHAASVTERIHFMLAHRPGFVAPTLAARQFASLDQFSGGRLGVHYISGGSDEEQRRDGDWLDHDQRYARTDEYLEVLHKVWTAEKPFDHEGAHYRFQNAFSEVKPLQTRNGKPHVPVYFGGASEAAIPVAGKYADVYALWGESLDQARELTTRVRAEAAKHGRSVRFSVSFRPILAQTEEAAWARAENILAETRRLRVVQGYNRGGPQQSEGARRLLAAAEKGSRLDKRLWTAVAQEIGGRSNSTALVGTPEQVADALLDYYDLGVTTFLIRGFDPLEDALDYGRELIPRTRELVAQRAASIRKAA from the coding sequence ATGAGCCAGCCACAGCAAGACGGTGCCGTCGAATTCATCGGCATGATCCAGGGCCAGAAGGTCTCTGAAATCCACGCGGCAAAGGGCCCGGCGCTCGACCGCGACTACGTGCGCGCCTTCGCGCAGGCGCACGAGACCGCCGGCTTCGACCGCGTGCTGGTGCCGCATCACTCGACCAGCCCCGACGCCACGCTCACGGTGGCGCATGCCGCATCGGTGACCGAGCGCATCCACTTCATGCTCGCGCATCGCCCCGGCTTCGTCGCGCCCACGCTGGCGGCGCGGCAGTTCGCCTCGCTCGACCAGTTCAGCGGCGGCCGGCTCGGCGTGCACTACATCTCCGGCGGCTCCGACGAGGAACAGCGCCGGGACGGCGACTGGCTCGACCACGACCAGCGCTATGCCCGCACCGACGAATACCTCGAAGTGCTGCACAAGGTGTGGACGGCCGAGAAGCCCTTCGACCACGAAGGCGCGCACTACCGCTTCCAGAACGCGTTCTCCGAAGTCAAGCCGCTGCAGACGCGCAACGGCAAGCCGCACGTGCCGGTGTATTTCGGCGGGGCCTCGGAGGCCGCGATTCCGGTGGCGGGCAAGTACGCCGACGTGTATGCGCTGTGGGGCGAGTCGCTCGACCAGGCGCGCGAGCTGACCACGCGCGTGCGCGCCGAAGCGGCGAAGCACGGTCGCAGCGTGCGTTTCTCGGTGTCGTTCCGCCCGATCCTGGCGCAGACCGAAGAGGCTGCATGGGCCCGCGCGGAGAACATCCTGGCCGAGACCAGGCGCCTGCGCGTGGTGCAGGGCTACAACCGCGGCGGCCCGCAGCAAAGCGAAGGCGCCAGGCGCCTGCTGGCCGCGGCCGAGAAGGGTTCCCGGCTCGACAAGCGCCTGTGGACGGCCGTGGCGCAGGAGATCGGCGGGCGCTCGAACAGCACCGCGCTGGTCGGCACGCCCGAGCAGGTGGCCGATGCGCTGCTCGACTACTACGACCTGGGCGTGACGACCTTCCTGATCCGCGGCTTCGATCCGCTCGAGGATGCGCTGGACTACGGGCGCGAGCTGATCCCGCGCACGCGCGAACTGGTGGCGCAGCGCGCCGCGTCCATCCGCAAAGCCGCCTGA